The sequence AGGTTATGGCTCCCGGAATTCTCGTGGTCCAGGGACCATCGCACGATCAGGAAAGAGACCAGCATGATCCACGCATGCAAGCATTGGCCGAGGCCATGGAATCTCAGTCTGGGCTGGAAGGGTTTCCTCTGCTGGTTGTTGTCGATGACGCGTTGTTCGCTGCAGCGGATTGGGACAATTTCCTTTGGGTCGCGTTCACTCGATCCGACCCGGCTACGGATCTGTATGGGGTAGGGGCTTTTACCCATTGCAAGCACTGGGGATGCCGTGGTCCCTTGATTATGGATGCCCGGTTGAAAACCTACCATGCTCCGCCGCTGGAGACCGACCCCGAGGTGGACCGGCGTGTCGATGCCTTGGCAGCTCCAGGTGGACCATTGCACGGCATCCTCTAAAAAAAGTGTATCTTTGGGGACACATTGTAATGTTTCGGGACGGCCCTTTTGTTCGAAACCACGTCCCCGCGTTGGGACACATGGCATAATGAGGAGAGGATGATGGATGAGAACGTTCTGAAAACGCTAACCATGGCGTTTGCCGCCGACGTGTACGAAAGTGTTGACGCAGCTCGCAAAGATAGGGATTTAAAGGTTTTTCGCCATACCATGTTTGAAGGTGAGGATGGCTTGCAAGTCTTTTGCGGTTTTTTCCCCAAGGCCGACCTTCAGGCCATTCCGGGCCTGACGGAGGAGTTTCTTTCGCAACTCAAAACGTTCAACATGGTTGGCGTCATCACGGACGGCAAACGTGCCATGGAGCTGTTTCACGTGGGGGCGCAGAACAAGCCATTTCAGGGATTGGAGAAGGCGGAAGACTTGGCCAAGGTTTTGGACCGGGATCGGCTTATGATTTTTTTGCAATCCTACTTCGACGTCAGAGGCATCACCATTGACTTGGAAACCGTTTCCTATGAGGATTTTTTGAAAGTGGTGGAGGAGCAGGTTTTTCAGTTCACGACCATGAAAGAAATGCAGATAGTTGATCAGTTTCTTGGCGAGAATTAATCCTGCGGCGTGACTTTTTCGGAAAAGGCTCCACATTTGGAGCCTTTTTTTGTTCGATCTACTCCGTCCAGTTTTGGGCCATGGCGCAGAGGTCGCCGTGCAAATCTTCCACATCCTGCTCGTCACTGGATGCCACATCTTCAAACAACTCGTTAATGCTGTCCACGGCTTCGAGCAGTAGGGTCGCCACTTGGTTGTCAGGAATCAGACCTCCGCCTCGGATGCGGTCCAGAACGTTTTCCAGGCCATGGGAAAGCCGCTCGATATTGCGCAGCCCCAGCAGGTTTGCCCCGGCCTTGATGGAATGCGCATCTCGGAAAATACTGTGAATGAGTTCCGGGTCGGTCTCTTCTCCATAGTTTTCCATGGCGAGAATGCCTGACTCAATGTCCATGAGCCGGTCTTCGGATTCACTGAGAAACGTGGAAAGGACTTCGTCGTCAATGGTCGTCAAGAGACACTTCCTTCAATGAGATTGGATGCGATTTCCGGGATGCGTTCCATTTCCGGTTTAGAGACCTGGGCGTCCGCTCCCACGGACTCACCTTTGTGTCGTAGTTCCTTTGTGATGATGGAAGAATATAGAATCACGGGAAGTTTTTGGAATATCTTATGTGTTTTTATCTCTTTGGTAAGGCTGAACCCATCCATGAGCGGCATTTCAATATCGGAAATGATGATATCCGGCATAGGGGTTCCCTGTTCTTCCATGGAGGTGAGCGTAGCCAATGCTTCCTTGCCGTTGACGGTGATAATTGGGTCGAACCCTGCGGACGTGAGACTGTTTTTCAGCATGAGGCGGATGGTTGCGGAATCGTCGGCAACCAGGGCCGTGTATCGGCTTTCCGTCATTGTATCCATGGGGCGGTGGTGGTCGATGGGATTAACTTCGGAAAGAATGGTTTCCAAATCCAGTAATTGGATGAAGCGATCCCCCATGTTGACCATGCCGATGATGGACCCGGTTCCCAGAGAGTTGAGATAGGTTCCCGGAGGGATGACCTCTTCCCAATTCACACGGTGGATTTCGGTGACGCCCGAAACCAGGAAGCCGGTAACGGTTTGGCTGAATTCCGTCACGATGACGATGTCCATCCCGTCGGGAGACCTATTGATGTCAAGCCATACCGCCAGGTCGAGTACGGGAAGAATCAAGTCCCGCAGAGGAATATTACCCAAAAACGAAGGATGGGGAGCGGATTCCGGCGGTTCCAGGTTCGGCGATTCGATAACCTGCATCACCTTGGCTACGTTAATGCCAAAGTGACTTGTAACAGGCGGTTTCCCGCCTTGTGCCGGTTCGGTGATGAAAAACTCGAGAATTTCAAGTTCATTCGTGCCGGTTTCAAGCAGGATTTCTTTTTGACTCATAGCCTCCCCTTTCCCGCGATACGGAGTTTTCCCTCATTTGGCTTTTACCTTGGTGTCCCGTCCCCTGTAAAGGGGCGTTTTCTTCGAAAGGCAAAAGGTGTTTGATTGTTGCCGCGGATTTGGTATTTGCTGAGTCTGGTGTATAAAGAATGCCTTTTTGAATGATTTTATTTCGACGAATGTCGAAAATCAGGGAGGAATCCATGGCATCGGATGTAGAAAACGGCGTTGATGCGGTTCTTGATCGGCTCAAAAGCGATTTGCGGGAGGCTGCCGACTCCCTGGTCCCCTGGTTCCATCAAAACATGCCCGAGTATTATTTCCGAACGCATACCAAGGAGGAGCAACTCTGGCATCTGCATGCCATGCTTTCGGCCGGGGTGCTCACAGAGCAGCAGGCCGTGGTTTTGAAAAGTCCGTGCGGCACCAGGGTGACGCACATCATGCCAGGGAGCGATATGGCTTCCCTGATTCATTCGGTCGGGTTGCTGGCGGAGGAGCGGATTCAGACCGCCAGGCTGTATACGAGCATGGATGATTCCCTCCGCCTGGATACGTTTCTGCTGGGCAAGCAGGCTTTGTGTGAAACACGCACCACGCCGTTCCGTCAGGCTCTGGATCTAGTGCGTTCCGCAGGGATGCGACTGGATGACGAGGCGGCCTTTGAAGAATTCCTGGCTTCGGCTTCCCAGGATTATGTCGATAAGTTTGAACCGAATCGAGCAGTACGCCATTTTGAAATGTGCCGCTGTGTGGAGTCCACGGAGCGGGTACATGTTGTTTTGGATTCCGATGATGCCCAGGGATTCGATCGCATCATGCTGGCCATGGAAAACCCGCCCGCCCGGGGCGTGCTTCTGCAGGCATTGAAGGTGTTCCAGCGGGAAGGGTATGAAGTGCTCCGGGCTTACGGGGACGAATTCGAACGCGGCGAGTCCGGTCGTATGGCGGTCATGTCGTTTTATCTGGATCGCTCCCAGGGAGGTTTGGAGGAGAGCAGTCCCGCTTTTCAACGTTTGAAGCGGCAGCTTATGGCTGTAAAATGGTTTACTTTCCATAGCCTGGAGCTGTTGGCGGAAGAGGACGGCTGGGAGATAGGCCGGGTGATGCTCCTGCAGGCAGCCTGTGAGTTTGCGCATCAGTTTTTGATCCGGAAAAATATTTACGCCTACACGTCGGCCAAAATCGTACGGACCGCGCTGAAGCATCGGGAACTTCTGGATCACATGGCCTCATATTTCGAGGCGCGTTTCGACCCGGAGATTCGCGAGCCACGGGAGGAGTTGGAGCAGAAACGTCGGGATATGGTTCATGCGCTTTTGCGGGATGTGAATGATGACATCGCCCGCAAGATCTTGGGCTATATCTTTCGTTTTTTCCGCCATGTGCTCCGCTGCAACTACTATATGCCCAATCGGTTCGGATTGAGCTTCCGCATGGATCCACGGGTGCTTCCTCCCTTGCCGGATGAGGAACGGCCCTATGCCTTTTATTGCTTCCACGGGCCGAGTTGTTTTGGATTCCATGTGCGCTATCGGGACATGTCCCGCGGTGGGGTGCGCGTAGTTCGGACCCGTACCCAGGAACAGTTTGAAATCGAATCGAACCGGCTTTTCGACGAGGCCAATCAATTGGCCCGGGCGCAGCAATACAAAAATAAGGATATCCCCGAAGGCGGCTCAAAGGCCGTGATCCTGCTCGGGCCTACAGGAGAGATCGATCTTGCCGTAAAGAGCATGGTGGATTCCCTCCTGGACATCATCGTCACCGACGAGAAAGGCCGACTGGCTCCGCAGATAGTGGATTATCTCCAACATGAGGAAATAATTTATCTCGGTCCGGACGAGAACATTACACCCCGGCATATTGAGTGGATTACGGCCCGGGCGGCGAAACGCGGATATCGGTGGCCCAATGCGTTTATGAGTTCCAAGCCCCGTACCGGCATCAACCATAAGCGATACGGCGTGACCAGCGAAGGAGTCATCGTTTTTGCCGAGGAGGTGTTGCGATCCCTGGACATTGATCCGCATCGGGATCCTTTTACTGTGAAGCTTACGGGTGGACCCGCTGGTGACGTGGCCTCCAATGTGGTTAAGATTCTGCACCGAGAGTTCGGGGACAAGGCCCGTGTTGTGGCCATGTCGGACGGCCATGGTGCCGTACATGATCCGGATGGATTGAACTATGAGGAACTGCTTCGTTTGATTGAGGCTGATTTGCGAACCAGCCACTTTGATGCTTCCAAGCTGACAGGGAAAGGAGCCTTTGTCGTTTCCACGGATACGCCGGATGGGGTGCGCAAACGAGATGACCTCCACAATATCGTGGAGGCGGACATCTTTATTCCAGCCGGCGGCCGTCCGGACACTATGAATATCAAAAATTGGCAACGATTTATGCGCAAGGATGGTACGCCAACGGCTCGGGCCGTGGTGGAGGGGGCGAACTTGTTCATCGCCCCGGATGCCCGTGCCCGGTTGGAAAGCAAAGGGGTTCTTTGTGTACCTGGTCCTTCGGCCAACAAAACAGGTGTGATTTGTTCCTCCTATGAAATCTTGGCCGGGCTGATTCTTTCGGATGAGGAATTTTTAGAGATGAAGGATCAATATGCCGAGGAGCTTTTGGAAATTCTGCGGCAAAGAGCCAGGGACGAAGCCCGGCTTTTGCTCCGGGAGTACCGTTACGCTTCTGGCACCATGACCTTGACGGAGCTTTCCTACGAAGTGTCCCGGGCCATCAATTCCTTGGGGGACTCTATCGTGACCATGCTTTCCAAGGACGTGTCCTCTTTGCCGGACGACAAGCCGCTGTGCGACCTCTTGCTGGCCTATTGTCCTCCCATCTTGGTGGAACGCTATGCGGACAGAATCATCCAAAACGTTCCCCGACGACATCAGTTTGCTTTGCTGGCGGCGTTTATGGCTTCCCGAATTCTGTATGCTGAGGGGTTGGGCTGGATCAACCGATTGACCCGGGTCCGCTCCATGCGCGATGTGGTGTACGCCTATCTTGAGGAAGAAAAGCGGGTCGCTGCATTGGTCCGCACGATCCAGGAATGCGGGTTTGCCGAGAAGGACTTGGTTGCCGATATTGTGGGCGCGACCGGGCGAAAGCTGCTTACGTCGAAACGTCTCGGCCTGTGATCTCGGGTTAGGTGAAGATCGTCCCGGGAAGGCCGAAGACCTTCCCGGGTTTTTTCATGGCTGGCTTCCACTGCAGAAATTTGTGGAATTTGTTATGAGGGGCGAAGAGCAAACAGGCCTTCATCCAAATAAAAAGAGAAAAGGGAGGTGTTCATGTCCCTGCCGTTTGAAAATAGTGATACCGCGTTGCGGGAACAGGTGGACCAGACGCTTCAGACGAGGAAGGCGGCTGGACTGGAAGGAATGGTGGGCGGGCTGGAAGCCGTGGTGGTCAACGTGGAGCCGGAATCTTTGCGTGATGCTGCCCAGGAGTTTTTGTCCGTCACAGGCTATATGTTTGAGCAGGCGTGGCGAAGTGAATCCGGTCGTGGATGCCAGTTACGGCAGGAGGGATCAGCTGATTTTCTGTTTACGTGCAGGTCTGGCGAATGCACGCCATTTGCTCCGTTCAATCCAGGGCCGAAGTCGCAGCATCTGCCGCAAACCCGCTTGGAAACATTTATTTTCAAATGTCCGGACCTGGAACGTTTTGTGG is a genomic window of Paucidesulfovibrio gracilis DSM 16080 containing:
- a CDS encoding NAD-glutamate dehydrogenase domain-containing protein; translated protein: MASDVENGVDAVLDRLKSDLREAADSLVPWFHQNMPEYYFRTHTKEEQLWHLHAMLSAGVLTEQQAVVLKSPCGTRVTHIMPGSDMASLIHSVGLLAEERIQTARLYTSMDDSLRLDTFLLGKQALCETRTTPFRQALDLVRSAGMRLDDEAAFEEFLASASQDYVDKFEPNRAVRHFEMCRCVESTERVHVVLDSDDAQGFDRIMLAMENPPARGVLLQALKVFQREGYEVLRAYGDEFERGESGRMAVMSFYLDRSQGGLEESSPAFQRLKRQLMAVKWFTFHSLELLAEEDGWEIGRVMLLQAACEFAHQFLIRKNIYAYTSAKIVRTALKHRELLDHMASYFEARFDPEIREPREELEQKRRDMVHALLRDVNDDIARKILGYIFRFFRHVLRCNYYMPNRFGLSFRMDPRVLPPLPDEERPYAFYCFHGPSCFGFHVRYRDMSRGGVRVVRTRTQEQFEIESNRLFDEANQLARAQQYKNKDIPEGGSKAVILLGPTGEIDLAVKSMVDSLLDIIVTDEKGRLAPQIVDYLQHEEIIYLGPDENITPRHIEWITARAAKRGYRWPNAFMSSKPRTGINHKRYGVTSEGVIVFAEEVLRSLDIDPHRDPFTVKLTGGPAGDVASNVVKILHREFGDKARVVAMSDGHGAVHDPDGLNYEELLRLIEADLRTSHFDASKLTGKGAFVVSTDTPDGVRKRDDLHNIVEADIFIPAGGRPDTMNIKNWQRFMRKDGTPTARAVVEGANLFIAPDARARLESKGVLCVPGPSANKTGVICSSYEILAGLILSDEEFLEMKDQYAEELLEILRQRARDEARLLLREYRYASGTMTLTELSYEVSRAINSLGDSIVTMLSKDVSSLPDDKPLCDLLLAYCPPILVERYADRIIQNVPRRHQFALLAAFMASRILYAEGLGWINRLTRVRSMRDVVYAYLEEEKRVAALVRTIQECGFAEKDLVADIVGATGRKLLTSKRLGL
- a CDS encoding chemotaxis protein → MSQKEILLETGTNELEILEFFITEPAQGGKPPVTSHFGINVAKVMQVIESPNLEPPESAPHPSFLGNIPLRDLILPVLDLAVWLDINRSPDGMDIVIVTEFSQTVTGFLVSGVTEIHRVNWEEVIPPGTYLNSLGTGSIIGMVNMGDRFIQLLDLETILSEVNPIDHHRPMDTMTESRYTALVADDSATIRLMLKNSLTSAGFDPIITVNGKEALATLTSMEEQGTPMPDIIISDIEMPLMDGFSLTKEIKTHKIFQKLPVILYSSIITKELRHKGESVGADAQVSKPEMERIPEIASNLIEGSVS
- a CDS encoding Hpt domain-containing protein — protein: MTTIDDEVLSTFLSESEDRLMDIESGILAMENYGEETDPELIHSIFRDAHSIKAGANLLGLRNIERLSHGLENVLDRIRGGGLIPDNQVATLLLEAVDSINELFEDVASSDEQDVEDLHGDLCAMAQNWTE